The following DNA comes from Poecilia reticulata strain Guanapo linkage group LG16, Guppy_female_1.0+MT, whole genome shotgun sequence.
GAACAGTACTTGGGCCGCTGTCGATGACATTTCACGAGGACGCGAGAACACAAGTACAGACAAGAACGCATATTGAGAAACGACCAAGCTCCTCACATCGATCTGCCTTCATCACAACCTGTTAGCAGCCGTTGTTGATACATTTGTCTTGAGAATTCATTTAGCAGTTTGTGAACTGCTAAATGAATTCTCAAagattttcaactttatttggTTCACATTTCTTTTGGAGGTTGATACTTATCGTGAAATCTTTACTGAGTTTTTAGAGAAGTGATTTATCGTTGACTGAGAAATGGAGTGGATTTTTGACCCCAAAATGATTTTGAAATCCTCTCTCATGGCCGCAAAAATTGCTCTATTGGTATGAAAGTTGGTCATGACATTGATACGCATGCCTGCtcctgtaaaatattttcaaaatttctctaGGGCTGATGGTTTTCTGTCGAGGTGCTTCAGAGCAAAATCATGTGACAGGGTAAATAAAGCTATAGGCTCTCATCCATTCATTGTcagacttttctgaaaaatttcagAGCTCAGCGCACACCATTTTTCTCTCATCACTGCCATTTCTGAATGAGCTACAGATATGAATCGCAGAACTATTGGAGATGACAAATAGCCCTCTCATATGCTTCAAACGGATTTGGGATCAGCCTTACGGATCCTGAACAGGAAGCAGTTTTTcggacttcttttttttttcaaaactgactGGGTTATTCCTGGATTTGGGCAGAAATAAACGGTTATTTGTGATTTCTTGAGGGTAGAGATACGAGGGCATCTGAACCAATGCGGTCAGGGTTCTTTGGAGACAAAGGGAAGGTCTTCTCTGTGTAGCTGTAGTCAGGTGAACACAAACCTTTGGTTTTAGGTGGAATTGCAATCTGTCGAGGTGagagttgttgttttataaagaTAGAAATCTTTCTCCACCTTTCTGTCTCACACACGGCAGGTGGCTGAGGATTAATCGCTATAGCAACAGAATACAGAGAAaggcagagctgctggtttggactaCAAAGACTCTGTAGTTCTAAACATGGCGGAACACTTTAATACAGAGGGCAGACcagaaggtcagaactacaacaagGTGGAACACTCAACTATTACAGAGGCgggctgagctggcatttagagctacttgctgttttgggcattatatagcaggattaaccaaaccactgttacacattgaatTAGTGTGgtcattaaaatgaagcttactgaaagtttcaaaataaaagcctgcataTTCCCCTCACGTCAGTGCACCGCCATAGGTGGTGCAATAATATTAAgcctttttaattatttttttcccaggatAGTGAACTGCCTTGTGCAGCAAGCCAGCGCATTAGCCTTTTCCCTAAAGTTAGCTATTTgctaatttttgtatttattagcaATGTTTagcatactgaatggagtaaagTCAATGACAGACAACATTCTAGTGATGCCCCACATGCTGCTGATAGCCTTCACACTAACaatagcattttggctaattttagcttatgcattaattttaacataatgaatggtacaagtacagcttagtcaacatgcttctgcctctccacaggttacTGACTACAATTTAGCTAAGCTTAGCattgatgattatttttagcatcagaatgctgggttccaaccgacgggcacactttggcaggccccggttaaatttcttcaggaattttctagtttacACTTagattttacacatttctctttgtggtttttgctTGGCAGACTCTTCCATCGCAATTTGAAGTCGGTCCATCCCCGATGGGTTAGCAAGGCACCAAGctgggaaataaataataaaatatttccaaatttaatcagttttcaatatttaaatgtacTGAAGAGTCAGGAAGGTTTGTTTACCTGCTGGAGGACCTGGGAGTTGACAGCTGGATCAGTCCAGTCAACGTCAGTCACAGACTTTATCCTCACAGTCGTCAACTTCCTTGAAACTTAACAGAACATCAGAATAACAAACTAATTAGATGATCAAAAAGGTCTggacaaaatggctgaaaaacgtatcacaATATAAGCGTTTAAAATCAGTAGAGATTGATCATTATTGgccaggtttttgttttaaatatcttagaTACTTCCAAACTGTTATCATGAcctcctgttttatccagttttcactcctgctgttgttttatttggttttaagcagttatgaggcacagtgggGAACATTATATTCGTGTaaaatacatctgatagaatactaaatattctatcagatgtattatctgttgatattgatcacgtgtctaTAGCAATCTATATCGTTATTGATATATTGTCGATAAAAACAGTCACCTCGATGGCAGATGAAGGGTCTCCTGACACTGCAGTCTTCGTCACCCCACTGGTGGACGTTGTTTTCAGATGCACAGTGCTGTTTGCCGTCGTAGTTATTCAGGGAGAAGTGCCACGGTCGGAAGAGAGTTTGGCTCTCGTCGGCCCAGATCCACGGCACTCGGTACAGACCGATCCAAACTTCGCTGGCTGTTGGGTTTGCATTTCGGGCTTCGTCATTTTGGGCCTTGTTCTCGATCATCGCCAGGTCTGTGTGGTGCGTTCTGCAGTACGTCAGAGCAGAGCTCCATGCTTCCTGGGCTGAGATGTAGACGTATTTCTTCTCATTTCTCTCTGtggctgcaaaaataaattaaagttaacAGATTAAGAGCAAAATTGTATTCggcattttataaattaactGTATTTGCTGCGATTACACATAAATTCTCAGatcacattatttattaatgGCCGCATGCTGTGTTTTAACTATACAGgaaaatattgtattttgttttagggATCCACTTCTGATCGCATACGAACCAAACGCAAATCTGTTGCCtagaaacacatttacataGTTAAGGAATTGTTGCTCAAACTATATTTGGCTGCAgtatgtaaatttattttaattttatgtttttttaaaatatttgttaaactgTCATCATGCTCTGACTGTTTGCTattagacagataatctctgaaaagatcaatctcttccttctcctccttgagctactattgccatctgaagaaatgcatcgctcccaaccaaaaacaaccaatcagagtcaggaggagggtcttagttcTGTTAATCACCCTTGTGaatgtgctgctaaatgtgcttataatgaagaaacaacttactgttgctggaaaaccatttatctccCCTCAtaggtggccatgctaactagccttagcatacACAGCACATTCTgttagctgcagcatagcagagagcaagggagAGGGACGTAGGGATGGGCAGCGCCACATAAAGGGTGATTGACACCACTAAGACCTGTCTTCTGATTAGCACAGTGAGCACTGGAAAGAGGCAGAGCAGCTCAAATTTTTCACGATTTGCAGAACATACCATCACATCGTAagagtttcaacaaatatgtaaaaaaataaataaataaataaaagtgacatcTTTAAGGGATTAATTCGTTTACTGACTGGTGAAGCAGATGAAGTTTCTCTGCAGGCTGCATGTCCTGTCAGCCCACTGTCCTGTACTGGTCATCACTACACATGTTTCGTTAGCGCCGCTGTAGTTTGGTTCACCCAAACTCCATGTGTGGTAAGCAGTTTGTCCGGTTTCTCCAGTTGTTGACCATCTCCAGGAGTTTGCGTCAGAACCCATTGTGTTTTTCCAGGATTTTGGGTCGTCCCGGAGTCCAAACCACACCCAGCTGTAGGAAAAAGGAGCGTTCAGTCTGCTGATGTCCTCTTTGCTCTCAATCTTGGCGAGGTCTGTGTATTTCTCTCGGCAGTACTGTCGTGCTTCATCCCAGGTCTTACTCATTTTGATGTAGTGAAACTCCCATACTTGTGAGCAGGTATTGAGGATAAACCCTAAATGTTGACGGAGACGATAGTTTATTGAATTTCttcaatatattaaaattaagtGGCTAGctcactttatttgaaagccAATAGGGCTTGGCAACAAATCAAttacaatatatattgcaatagACACACAATATCAATTAGTAATATGCCTGATAGAATATTAAATACTCAATATATAACATACTCCCTGAAAGCCGACTCAGAACCGTACAgaattctgggaaatgtaggcagaggaaagagtTTAGCCACTCAAACTCTCAAGCAAGGTTGGTGGATGAACTCACTCGttccttggttacctagcaactcagtcgttccttggttacctagcaactcactcattctttggttacctagtaACAACCTGTTGcactggcgcagcagcagtttaatgtttctccactgtgcctcataactgcttaaaaataaaaacaacagtgtggaatgaaaactggataaaacagggaATGTCACCTCCAGTTTGGCAGAACTtcacatgtttaaaacaaataactaatcaataattatatGGTACCATCCAGCCCTTAATGTTAATATAACAGTtgtaaactgtttattttttaaattagtctttttggggtttttctcacaaattttctacttttggagctcagaaatttccttgatgttgtttataaatgtctgagattaatttcaatgtgttttggtggaaatgtacttCTCTTTATAAATGGCCCTGGTGCACAGTCATATATTTCAtagtttcacataaaaaatacaattattttttacattaatatacTGTACTCATAAGTTATTGCCTCATGTACATGCCTTAACAAATTAACCAGTCAGATTTTAGAgactgataaaaacaacataaaaactcaGAACTTCTAGAAGCACTTCAGAGGTTTAGACATAAAACGAATAAGtaaatttaataaacataaattaattaaattaaaactactagagcaaaaaagcttttaatttgcTATGAAATTTACCTCACTATTAGTACTTATAGCCTCTTActtaaaatgcagtttaagtTCTTACCAAAGAACAGAAGAGTCCTCAGAGTGAAACTGTGATCCATTGTTGAACTTTCTtcaaacaagaacaaacaaGTCATTTTACATCCTCTGTGAATaaacttaaacatttctgtaagtTTATTCTACCTTGACTGGAAGAAGCTAAAGATTATcgtgattttaaataaaataaaagcaaataatccGATCAAAACAACcagagaaaagtgttttttttagaggaGCGTGAAAGCTTCTATTAATCTATTTCTATGATGGTTTTTCTATATAATTCAGATTTCAATTGCATGataaaatcatcttttcttcttcatcttcgtTTTTGTTACAGTCAAATTGaatgagaaaagttttaaaatatttactttaggATAATGAGGTAAAGATGCTGTTTGATGATAATCTTTGagaagtatttaaaataaaacataatatacTCACCAGGCAGCTTCTGGTTTATATCTGAATTCACAGGACTTACTGTGAACTTCATTCTCTGGCTGCGACACAATTTTCATAtgtaaagtttgaaatgtttgcaggACTTGTAGATTATCACAGAAAGTTAATAACTAACCAAAAGGaatgaagaaacattttcaacataatCAAAACGTGAAAATAAACGTTGGTTTTGTTCATAATTCAGAATTATATGTTACAATGTTGGAAgtttaaattgatattttttaaaacaccagtTAGAATGAATTGCATAAATACCAGAACAACAAATGGAAACTCTGGATGAACTGATGCTGCTGCATTATGagcttatatttatttatgttaataaagagaaacaaattcaaactgcAGACTCTAGAAAGTCAGTTTCACATGCAAACCTCATCCCGGTTGAACTTAAGGTGATTTTGTTCATAATCTAATATTTACTTTCCACAAACATTATATCATAATATTATTGACAGctatttgaaatgtctttatgttgtaaataaaagcaatgaaaatgacttttgttGTGTTCACAACTTCTTTGTGAGCACAACAAAAGTTACCTAAAGGTGAGAAGAAGAAATTTCAAATaggtatttttaaatgtatatgttGGTAAAAGTATTTAGTCTGAGATTTTCACTGCAGTGTTCGGGGTCTTTTATCTGATTCAATCCAACTGTAAATGCTAATTGgcttgtcagaaaaaaatgcatttgtgtcTTAATCActgaataaaacctgaaataaaaagttctgtCTTACGATCAAATGCTGCCTTACGGCTCTACCTCTGAGTTAACACAGAAGACGAAATGTTATATTTCTCATAAAGTGTTACCGCACTTTTAATAACATCAGACAAcatggtttgtttgtttgtaacctttatttatgtcacattgaGATTAACAATCTCTTTTCAAGAGAGTTCTGACTAAGAACAGTACCAGAACACtaacaactaaaaataataaaaccacatATATCAAAACccaattaaaatacaacatgggtgataaaaagaaaactaataaatcaCACCTATCGAAGTAAAAATGAGActaatatttataaaagaatCATGACATTGTGGGAAACATTATCAACAAtatcagaagattttttttctaatgcatcctagaataattaataataactgaaggaaatttaaaacataagaGACGATTCGTACACGAATAAATAGCAGATTGCAGATGAGTAACTTAAAGGGAAATTTGAAAAGACGTTTATGAAGCTCATTCAGTTTGGCAGCATATTAGGGTctttgtagatagaaaaaaaggagcacatttcaacatttttaagaaaaatatgagcatttttctagaaaaaacttgtaAGTTTCCAAGCTTGAAAAGgcaaaattttgcaaaaaaaaacttggaaatttctgagttaagttttgttaagttttttttctgccatcaaCAATGTCCCTAAtagttttgtctctttaaattcaaatcaggtgctgttggccacgcccccaactcagcATTTACTCACACGtagaaatggctgcaaacagatgtacaATCACAGAACTATACATCTTTCAatagcagaagtagagcctcctgcataaACAACAARAAKGCAGCGAGTGGATTCTGGAAGGTAAgtcagcagtaaaaccagctgcccaaacatgctggagctcagcWTGSgttgctaggtaacggtctgGACCCGGCTGGCGTTGCTATGGTAACGGCGCAGTGGCCGTTGATTGTGACTCAGAAttcgggaggtttttgaaactcattttccagacaccaaaaaacattattattgcctaaaaacagctgggtgtcttccaattcaattcaaaaacagtttattgatCCCCAAAGGAGAATTTTCAAACATTGGGCTGGAAGCGTAAAAACATGTGAAGTGTGACTTTTGCATATAGATATCCTTCTGGCTTCAAGTTTAAAATCATCATCAAGTGATTAGTAAATTAATCagatgaaaactttaaaagcaTTACGCTGACATTAAAATGATTGTTAATTACAGAGGATAGTTATTTTTKGTTCTATAGAGACAGATTTACTGTATTATCACCAACAGTGGTTCGAGTTCTGTACAGAGTATAAATATGCAGASAACATTAATCACACTGATGTCCTGCgctttcatttttgtccttcttTCTTGGGTGTAATCTTCCACTGTATTTTGAAATCAGTCCAYCCCTGACTTGTCAGTAAGGCGCCAAGCTGTGGAAGggcaaaatgtgtgaaattccTGTTTGATGTGATGAACCAWAAGGAGGTCRGAGAGTCTGGAGTACCTGCTGGAGGAGCCGGGCGCTGATGTCCGGATCGGTCAGGTCRGCATCGGTCACAGTCGTCATCTTCACAAGGCTGACCTTCTTTGTcactgagcagaaacaaaactcaGTGTCACAAAGGAGCAGCCAAACATGCTGATTTTAAAGTTGCACACTAAAAAACTAACAGCAATATTTCGGTTTATTTAGTCcgttagagagaaaaaaatgtggatgttcatttttcaaagtcatattttcaccatgttattcacacatttataaatgtcaaaattccaagttaaatatttaatttacaagctaaatatgtagtttacaaacaatatatttagtttataaaactaaatatttggtttacaAACTATACatttagctttcaaattaaatatataatttaattaagGAAAGTACAGTAAttagttttcaaactaaatatttataatccaattttaaaactgaatgtttgattctaaattaaatattgctGTGTTTTCCAAACTGATTTCCAAagtaaattgaaatatttagtttgcaaactattgatttagctttcaaataaaatatttagtttgcaaattaaatgttttgttccaaacataatatttattttctaaatcaatATTTRTTGgaacaaagtaaatatttaatttcaaagacATTATATGGCTAAATAAAGGYTAAGTAAACCAAAatgttgctgttaattttttacgCTGCTCCGTTTCTGATCACCTTGATGGCAGATGAAAACATGGGGAGCATCACAGTTTGCATCACTCCACTCATGTAAATTATTCTCAGTGGCGCAGTGCAGAGTACCGTCGCTGTTTGTTGGCCCGGTAGAGGTCCAGTGTCTGAACGAGCTGGGGCTCCCATCGGACCAAGTCCACGGCACTCGGTACAGACCGATCCAACTCATGTCTGAGGTCGGTATCAACYTTTTAGCTWCAKCGTTTTCCTGCTGGTTCTCAATCGTTGCCAAGTCAAGGTAGTTTTCCCTGCAGTACGTTTGAGCAGAACTCCAGGTTTTCTTAGTTGAGATGTAAANNNNNNNNNNNNNNNNNNNNNNNNNNNNNNNNNNNNNNNNNNNNNNNNNNNNNNNNNNNNNNNNNNNNNNNNNNNNNNNNNNNNNNNNNNNNNNNNNNNNNNNNNNNNNNNNNNNNNNNNNNNNNNNNNNNNNNNNNNNNNNNNNNNNNNNNNNNNNNNNNNNNNNNNNNNNNNNNNNNNNNNNNNNNNNNNNNNNNNNNNNNNNNNNNNNNNNNNNNNNNNNNNNNNNNNNNNNNNNNNNNNNNNNNNNNNNNNNNNNNNNNNNNNNNNNNNNNNNNNNNNNNNNNNNNNNNNNNNNNNNNNNNNNNNNNNNNNNNNNNNNNNNNNNNNNNNNNNNNNNNNNNNNNNNNNNNNNNNNNNNNNNNNNNNNNNNNNNNNNNNNNNNNNNNNNNNNNNNNNNNNNNNNNNNNNNNNNNNNNNNNNNNNNNNNNNNNNNNNNNNNNNNNNNNNNNNNNNNNNNNNNNNNNNNNNNNNNNNNNNNNNNNTCTTatgtaataagtgaaataatctgccagtggaaccattACTATTATAAAAMAATGTCCTAGAATGATAGACTTAAATCAAGCAACTCTATCTGAGAAGTTACTTGTTggatttgtcttatttcaagtgaactaaaatatttgcattagaaactaaaccaaaaatatttagtaagatttggtgtttttgttgtttagttgATTATCTGCTTTTTGGTAATCAATCTATTGgtgttaaaaatctaaaaacatttgttggctatcaacatttgatgtttttgtgtttttattagatccaatcaaacataaattatttatcGTCTTTGTGAGAAGATGATTGGAAAAATTAACaatcaattttaaatttattttctgtattattgACTCAatacatgtttgttcttcatgtTTAGGAGcatctttttctaattttatacGTCAGATTTAAAAATCTTCAAACAAGAACTATTACTTTGAAAATAGATGAAAATTGGACTAAAGCTTCACTATaaagcagaattaaaacaaCTGAACAAATACAGGATGGTGAGaatatgaggaaaaataaagaagtgagggatgcagattaaaaaattttactttttgaaggCATTAGTTTCTTTCTAATTGGTAATATTTATTATGAACTGCAGGTAAAATCTATAAACTTATGGTTTTTCTTACCATTGTAACAAAGAAATGTGYATAACGATGMACAWKSTACATCTRMSMATAATCCATYGTAGWACRAARCTACACACGTCTCAGTTGCCTTGAAGTAATCTGGATTTTTGGTAGACCACGACTTGTAACCAGTTTTACTGGTTTCTCCGGTTGCAGACCATCTCCAGGAATTGGKCCCGTTGCCYAGTACAGATTTCCAGGCATTCGGGTCATCCCAGAGTCCAATCCAGGCCGAGGAATAGGAGAAAGGAGCTTGTAGCGCGTTTATGTCGTCCATGTTTTCAAACGTGGCCAGGTCGGTGTAATGCTCCCTGCAGTACTGCTGAGCTTTAGTCCAGGTCAGCGGCTGGTTGACGTAGAAGTACCAGCGTGGTGGGAACTGGGAGCAGGAACCGAGGCAAAGTCctgaatatttacaaaataggaTTTACATGATGGCTGTCGTTCTATAAGGACTTATTCATGCCCAACATAGTGGgacaaacactgcaaaaacacaaaatctaaccaaatatttttggtttctaaTGCGAAAAACTtggtacactttaaataagacagtctagtaacttttcagcaagatgtcaGAGCTTGTTCAAGTAAATCCTCAAAATTGATGCAACAGGCTCAATACGCTGGGAGAAACGATCACAGGCGAATGATTCCACAACCCTGGGTGGAACCCTACACACGGTAGCatcaacagcaacaaaagttgaatatttgatCTATTGATCAATTGTTTAGATTGTTGCGTGTcttgataatttttttactacttttctCTAAACGACCCTTTAAACCATCACTGAAAAATTACATTGTACAACTTTAGACTGTTTAGATCAGGatatcaaactcattttcgttttgggccaaatcaggATCATGAAtcctcttaaagggccagtatgtattgataaaacctgctcacaaactgttaaaatacaaatgaattcttaaaattaagtgATATTACTTTACATCTTTTctgtccctccaggattttgtgattctttttgtgagttttgcaataaaaatcaaagtgtttgtggtgctaatttgcaaatatttacaatatttacacttaTCAATGAcgataaatgtgatttttttaaattgctgtatAGATCATGGACTACAATCTCACATCAATTatggctgaggcagctgtttagtacaattaagaaagtttttgacaatttttaagaaaaatctgcaataatcTCCCAATTATGTACAAGCGCAAAAAAGTGCaaggatttgttgatttttgtatGAATTTTCATGACAATTTGCATCAAACTGGATCGACTGactgatataatttggcagaaaaca
Coding sequences within:
- the LOC108167001 gene encoding macrophage mannose receptor 1-like, coding for MSWIGLYRVPWTWSDGSPSSFRHWTSTGPTNSDGTLHCATENNLHEWSDANCDAPHVFICHQVTKKVSLVKMTTVTDADLTDPDISARLLQQLGALLTSQGWTDFKIQWKITPKKEGQK
- the LOC103477727 gene encoding macrophage mannose receptor 1-like, with the translated sequence MSKTWDEARQYCREKYTDLAKIESKEDISRLNAPFSYSWVWFGLRDDPKSWKNTMGSDANSWRWSTTGETGQTAYHTWSLGEPNYSGANETCVVMTSTGQWADRTCSLQRNFICFTTTERNEKKYVYISAQEAWSSALTYCRTHHTDLAMIENKAQNDEARNANPTASEVWIGLYRVPWIWADESQTLFRPWHFSLNNYDGKQHCASENNVHQWGDEDCSVRRPFICHRVSRKLTTVRIKSVTDVDWTDPAVNSQVLQQIAIPPKTKGLCSPDYSYTEKTFPLSPKNPDRIGSDALVSLPSRNHK